The following proteins come from a genomic window of Pyxidicoccus sp. MSG2:
- a CDS encoding sensor histidine kinase, translated as MSAMSWWRRGPLMPWGAAVLMCAVLLSAALFIRRSALESSSLVKRGMANVLMLAGVEAFRDSTGVPSQEAIEAFLAAHKDGGLRYVAIIEDGKVLASAGEGSVGDLVLQQDGPQLRLDGSRAQLVHRLRRPRPPARAGEAPAVTPPPEPQDPRKMLRIAYEFEPLTAQELESRSQRLLIVAMVSCGGILALAFAFSRAQAQREALAEELERGRRLAALGTMSAVLAHELRNPLASLKGHAQLLAERVERDEALRPKVDRVVNEAVRLEQLLNDLLGFVRSGELRRVDVDPNDVLRAAVEATGEASVEARYLPAGTHWALDAGRLQQALENVLRNAVQASPAGQRVEVRVEQEGKSLVFTVKDHGPGIPAGEEERIFEPFVTGRLRGVGLGLSITRRIVELHGGTVSARSHANGGAEFRLTVPSRGS; from the coding sequence ATGAGCGCCATGTCGTGGTGGCGCCGCGGTCCCCTCATGCCGTGGGGGGCGGCGGTGCTGATGTGCGCGGTGCTGCTGTCCGCGGCGCTGTTCATCCGCCGCTCGGCGCTGGAGTCCTCCTCGCTGGTGAAGCGCGGCATGGCCAACGTGCTGATGCTCGCCGGGGTGGAGGCCTTCCGCGACTCGACGGGCGTGCCCAGCCAGGAGGCCATCGAGGCCTTCCTCGCGGCCCACAAGGACGGCGGGCTGCGCTACGTGGCCATCATCGAGGACGGGAAGGTGCTGGCCTCGGCGGGAGAGGGCTCCGTCGGAGACCTCGTCCTGCAGCAGGACGGGCCCCAGTTGCGGCTCGACGGGAGCCGCGCCCAGCTCGTCCACCGGCTGCGGCGGCCGCGTCCTCCGGCCAGGGCCGGAGAGGCCCCGGCGGTGACGCCGCCCCCGGAGCCGCAGGACCCGCGCAAGATGCTGCGCATCGCCTACGAGTTCGAGCCACTCACCGCGCAGGAGCTGGAGTCGCGCTCGCAGCGGCTGCTCATCGTGGCGATGGTGTCGTGCGGAGGAATCCTCGCGCTTGCCTTCGCCTTCTCGCGAGCACAGGCCCAGCGCGAGGCCCTGGCGGAGGAGCTGGAGCGCGGGCGCCGGCTCGCGGCGCTGGGCACCATGTCCGCGGTGCTGGCGCACGAGCTGCGCAACCCGCTGGCCTCGCTCAAGGGCCACGCGCAGCTATTGGCCGAGCGGGTGGAGCGCGACGAGGCGCTGCGCCCCAAGGTGGACCGTGTGGTGAACGAGGCCGTGCGGCTGGAGCAGTTGCTGAATGATCTGCTCGGCTTCGTGCGCAGCGGCGAGTTGCGGCGCGTGGACGTGGACCCGAACGACGTGCTCCGCGCGGCGGTGGAGGCCACGGGCGAGGCGAGCGTGGAGGCCCGCTACCTGCCGGCGGGCACGCACTGGGCGCTCGACGCCGGACGCCTGCAGCAGGCGCTGGAGAACGTGCTGCGCAACGCCGTGCAGGCGAGCCCGGCGGGGCAGCGTGTGGAGGTGCGCGTGGAGCAGGAGGGGAAGTCACTCGTGTTCACCGTGAAGGACCACGGGCCCGGCATCCCCGCGGGCGAGGAGGAGCGCATCTTCGAGCCGTTCGTCACGGGGCGCCTGCGCGGCGTGGGGCTCGGCCTGTCCATCACCCGCCGCATCGTCGAGCTGCACGGCGGCACGGTGAGCGCGCGCAGTCACGCGAACGGGGGCGCGGAGTTCCGCCTCACCGTTCCTTCGCGGGGGAGCTGA